One candidate division WOR-3 bacterium genomic window, AACCACAGAGGTAAAAACACAGGAGAGGTATTATGGAGGATAAACTAAATTTTATTAGAACCAGCGAAAAAAGTCCGAGCTCACTGATTCCACTCCTCCAAAAAACTCAGGAAACATTTGGATACTTGCCAAAAGAGGCTCTGGAGGAAATTTCGCGTCATCTTGAAATTCCCCTTACAAGGGTATTAGGAGTGGCAACTTTCTACGCTCAATTCCGCTTTGAACCCTTAGGTAAGTATGTTATCAAAATCTGTCACGGAACAGCATGTCATGTGAATGGTGCTGAAAATATTGCACAAGCGCTTCGTGAGGAGACAGGCATCGATGAAGGACAAACAACTCCTGATGGACTTATAACGATCGAAAGAGTCGCGTGTTTGGGATGTTGCAGTTTGGCTCCGGTTATTATGATTAACGATAAAGTTTATGGTAAGCTTAACGGCGAAGCTGTCAGAAAGTTAATTAGAAAATTAAAGAAAGGAGAGCTTAATGATTAAGGCAATTGCTGTTGGTATGAATTCATGTGGAATTGCTGCAGGGGCAAAGGAAACATTTAATGCCCTTCAGAGGTTTTTAAAAGAGAAAAATATCAATATTCCTCTGAAGGTAACAGGGTGCGTTGGAATGTGCTATAGAGAACCTTTGGTCGATATTATATACGAAGATACTATCATTACTTACGGGAATTTGACTCAAGAAAAAGTTGAAAAACTGATTGATTCTCATATTATAAACAATGTACCCATTCAAGAATGGATAGTCAAAACCGATAAAATCAATGGTACAAAAATCCTTGAAACTTGGGATGTTGATGGTTTCTTTGCTATGCAAAAGAAAATTGTTCTTGAAAATTCAGGATACATAGACCCTGAAAATATTGATGAGTATATTGCAAGGGATGGGTATGAAGCATTGAGAATCGCCCTAAAGCATAAACCTGAAGAGATAATAGAAATCAT contains:
- the nuoE gene encoding NADH-quinone oxidoreductase subunit NuoE, translating into MEDKLNFIRTSEKSPSSLIPLLQKTQETFGYLPKEALEEISRHLEIPLTRVLGVATFYAQFRFEPLGKYVIKICHGTACHVNGAENIAQALREETGIDEGQTTPDGLITIERVACLGCCSLAPVIMINDKVYGKLNGEAVRKLIRKLKKGELND